Proteins from a single region of Companilactobacillus farciminis KCTC 3681 = DSM 20184:
- a CDS encoding YutD family protein → MQDVEEKNVTKVAYVIKLADNLVSINKTQYRIVEDHDSGFNEERIEERYNNVLDKYDYIVGDWGYDQLRFKGFYEDQRKESTLDNRISHLEDYLLEYCNFGCAYFVLEKVKKAPLKNNHRRTNHRFKTRTNKFVKNVNKSKPHNNQHKRKPTRHKKTTVSAKKTFKIRKIGEKNK, encoded by the coding sequence TTGCAGGACGTTGAGGAAAAGAACGTTACAAAAGTAGCTTACGTAATAAAGTTGGCTGATAATTTAGTTTCTATTAATAAGACACAATACAGAATAGTCGAAGACCACGACAGTGGTTTTAATGAAGAGAGAATTGAAGAACGTTACAACAACGTTTTAGATAAATATGATTATATTGTCGGCGATTGGGGATACGATCAATTGCGTTTCAAGGGTTTTTATGAAGACCAACGCAAGGAAAGTACGCTTGACAATCGTATTTCGCATTTGGAAGACTACCTATTAGAGTATTGTAATTTTGGCTGTGCTTATTTTGTTTTGGAGAAAGTTAAAAAAGCTCCACTCAAAAATAATCATCGTCGCACCAATCATCGTTTTAAGACGAGAACTAATAAGTTTGTCAAGAATGTCAATAAGTCTAAGCCCCACAATAATCAACATAAAAGAAAGCCTACACGACACAAGAAGACGACTGTCAGTGCCAAGAAGACTTTTAAAATTAGAAAAATAGGTGAAAAGAATAAATGA
- a CDS encoding bifunctional metallophosphatase/5'-nucleotidase: MEKIQIVHTNDLHSHFENFPRVKRFIEQSRKDSTADDFYLFDIGDAMDRAHPLSEATNGQKNIEWMNQLHYDAVTIGNNEGLGNSHEHLEHLYDHANFPVVLNNVYEKNPSRLADFAQASKIIETKKGTKIGIIGLTAPYILTYPLLDWDIRLIQEMLPKSLELVKDCDVIILLSHLGVSMDRLIAKKRPEIDVIIGSHTHHLFPKGEMDNGVLLAAAGKYGQNIGTINLELNDDKKVVEKSAFTTKTETLPELSGDEDWIKSQFDLGEKLLDEKKVANLPESLSADYQAPNSIMNEALSAVQEFANSDVAVLSSGLFLSDLPKGIVTQKNLHDILPHAIHVMRTTMTGDNVWRLVMEMEKNRLYLRNHPQKGMGFRGKIFGELVYRGITIDNKRNVYINGQELEKNKEYTLALLDHYLFVPYFPSIEIAGNNEILYPKFLRSVFGDYLSKKYPI, from the coding sequence ATGGAGAAAATTCAAATAGTTCATACGAATGATTTACATTCACACTTTGAGAACTTTCCAAGAGTCAAACGTTTCATTGAACAATCTAGAAAAGATAGCACTGCTGATGATTTTTACTTATTTGATATTGGGGATGCCATGGATCGAGCACATCCTTTATCAGAAGCAACTAATGGTCAAAAAAATATCGAATGGATGAACCAATTGCATTATGATGCTGTAACGATTGGCAATAATGAAGGATTAGGCAACAGTCACGAACACTTGGAACATCTGTACGACCATGCTAATTTTCCAGTCGTGTTGAACAATGTCTATGAAAAGAATCCATCACGTTTGGCTGACTTTGCTCAGGCTAGTAAGATAATTGAGACTAAAAAGGGTACTAAGATTGGAATTATCGGTTTAACGGCACCTTATATTTTGACGTATCCACTGTTGGATTGGGATATTCGTCTGATTCAAGAGATGTTGCCAAAATCTTTAGAGCTGGTAAAAGATTGCGACGTCATAATCTTGCTATCACATTTGGGTGTTTCTATGGATCGATTGATTGCCAAAAAACGTCCCGAAATCGATGTTATTATCGGTTCTCATACGCATCATTTATTTCCTAAAGGGGAAATGGACAATGGCGTCTTGTTAGCTGCTGCCGGAAAGTATGGTCAAAATATCGGTACTATCAATCTAGAACTAAACGATGATAAAAAAGTCGTTGAGAAGTCAGCTTTTACTACCAAGACCGAAACTTTGCCAGAGTTGTCAGGCGATGAAGACTGGATTAAGAGCCAATTTGATTTGGGTGAGAAATTACTCGATGAAAAGAAGGTTGCCAACCTACCAGAATCCTTGAGCGCAGATTATCAAGCACCAAATTCGATCATGAATGAAGCTTTGTCAGCCGTTCAAGAATTTGCCAATAGTGATGTGGCAGTTTTGAGTTCAGGATTGTTTTTGAGTGATTTGCCAAAGGGAATCGTTACTCAAAAAAATCTTCATGACATTTTACCACATGCAATTCACGTGATGAGAACTACTATGACAGGCGATAACGTTTGGCGCTTAGTCATGGAAATGGAAAAGAATCGTCTATACTTACGCAATCACCCTCAAAAAGGGATGGGATTTCGTGGTAAGATATTTGGCGAACTAGTTTATCGGGGAATAACGATTGATAATAAACGCAATGTTTACATCAATGGTCAAGAATTAGAGAAGAACAAAGAGTATACTTTAGCATTATTGGATCATTATTTATTCGTCCCTTACTTCCCATCGATTGAGATTGCGGGGAATAATGAAATCTTGTATCCTAAATTCTTACGAAGTGTATTTGGAGATTACTTAAGTAAAAAATATCCGATTTGA
- a CDS encoding metallophosphoesterase, whose amino-acid sequence MNYFIADTHFYHYQLLQPNNFAPRHFGNVDEMNQAMIDAWNSRVDENDRVYHLGDISMRPQNTPTDEETYDMLRQLNGHMTLIKGNHDYRSLFKFLDKHNETLSDGKKRFEFEDVGALLKFDHHQFYCTHYPLLLGKVEKIINLHGHIHHYAVPIPENINVGVDAPERDYLSEDLPWGSPLRGEEILEMYDKKKQDLARLQRK is encoded by the coding sequence ATGAACTATTTTATAGCAGATACACATTTTTATCATTACCAATTGTTGCAACCAAATAATTTTGCACCACGTCATTTTGGCAATGTTGATGAGATGAATCAAGCAATGATCGATGCTTGGAATAGTCGCGTGGATGAAAATGATCGAGTTTATCATCTAGGCGATATTTCGATGCGTCCGCAAAACACGCCGACTGACGAAGAGACTTATGATATGCTACGTCAATTGAATGGACATATGACTTTGATCAAAGGAAATCACGATTATCGTTCTTTGTTCAAATTCTTGGATAAACACAATGAAACTTTGTCTGATGGCAAGAAGAGATTTGAGTTTGAAGACGTTGGTGCTTTATTGAAATTTGATCATCATCAATTTTATTGTACTCACTATCCTCTGTTATTGGGAAAAGTTGAAAAAATTATCAATCTTCACGGTCATATCCATCACTATGCCGTACCGATTCCCGAAAATATCAATGTTGGCGTCGATGCTCCAGAACGAGATTACTTGTCAGAAGATCTACCTTGGGGTTCACCTTTACGTGGTGAAGAAATTTTGGAAATGTACGACAAGAAGAAACAGGACTTAGCTAGATTACAAAGAAAGTAG
- a CDS encoding glycerophosphodiester phosphodiesterase, with translation MISKSFQIFKVSLALLIFFFASGFTVIGHRGDPINAPEETFESINKAFDEGADYVELDIHVSKDNVLVISHDRDLERVTGTSAIVSQHNFSELSQLTQKNGEPIHSLNQVFEHYKNNPKAKFLIETKKTKKGNPQNMEELLKQAIDQYGMQDRVMFHSFSTKSLQNEAELMPNILRIFIAGTIKRVNFEVLSYVTGVNLSSKIITPEIINTMHFMGKTIYAWDEMNESPQKWNTLINMPIDGVVTNYPGTGNEYRELKDKSKSEALNQNVYYMSTKSEPIYENPYRLIKTKKRVNPLDGYHITNIVKVNGEKYVQVGENQFANATGFNSEYSLSDLRQYFGAKAIYRNQQPNNLLYQEPNTDVISNRLEANKAERILTIQKVGSQTWLKLKDGWINAKNVLIQLNPNNYLGNNSEESYESLPKGQRLKNIDLLENISFAMPTNDQSVQNADLIRDFNNSFINFSENFDSDSINEI, from the coding sequence ATGATTTCAAAAAGTTTCCAAATTTTTAAAGTATCACTAGCTTTGTTAATCTTCTTTTTCGCTAGTGGTTTTACCGTTATCGGTCATCGTGGCGACCCCATCAATGCTCCAGAAGAAACCTTCGAAAGTATTAACAAAGCTTTTGACGAAGGTGCCGATTATGTTGAACTAGATATTCACGTTTCTAAAGACAACGTCTTAGTTATTTCGCATGACCGTGATCTGGAAAGAGTTACCGGAACTTCGGCCATCGTTTCTCAACACAATTTCTCTGAGTTGTCACAATTGACTCAAAAAAATGGCGAACCGATCCACAGTCTGAATCAAGTCTTTGAGCATTACAAAAACAACCCTAAGGCTAAGTTCTTGATTGAAACTAAGAAAACCAAAAAAGGCAATCCTCAAAATATGGAAGAATTGTTGAAACAAGCTATCGATCAATATGGCATGCAAGACCGAGTCATGTTTCATTCCTTCTCCACTAAGAGTTTACAAAATGAAGCCGAATTGATGCCAAACATCCTTCGGATTTTCATTGCTGGAACTATCAAGCGAGTTAACTTCGAAGTATTAAGCTACGTTACCGGGGTCAATCTTTCTTCAAAAATCATTACTCCAGAAATTATCAATACGATGCATTTCATGGGCAAAACTATCTATGCCTGGGATGAAATGAACGAAAGTCCCCAGAAGTGGAATACCTTGATCAATATGCCTATCGATGGCGTGGTCACTAACTACCCTGGAACTGGTAACGAATATCGTGAACTAAAAGATAAGTCTAAATCAGAAGCTCTCAATCAAAATGTCTACTACATGTCGACAAAATCTGAGCCTATCTACGAGAATCCTTATCGTTTAATCAAGACTAAAAAACGAGTCAATCCACTTGATGGCTATCACATCACTAACATCGTCAAAGTAAATGGCGAAAAATACGTTCAAGTTGGTGAGAATCAATTTGCCAATGCCACTGGCTTCAACTCCGAATACTCACTCAGTGATCTACGTCAATATTTCGGTGCCAAAGCTATCTACCGCAATCAACAACCGAATAACTTGCTCTACCAAGAACCAAATACTGACGTCATCAGCAACCGTCTCGAAGCTAACAAAGCAGAACGCATCTTGACGATTCAAAAAGTCGGCTCACAAACGTGGTTGAAATTAAAAGATGGCTGGATCAATGCCAAAAATGTCTTAATTCAATTGAATCCAAACAACTACCTCGGCAACAATTCTGAAGAAAGCTATGAGAGTTTGCCTAAGGGTCAACGTCTTAAAAATATTGATTTACTAGAAAATATTTCTTTCGCCATGCCAACAAACGACCAATCGGTCCAAAACGCTGATTTAATCAGGGATTTTAATAATTCATTTATTAATTTCTCTGAAAATTTTGACAGCGATTCCATAAATGAGATATAG
- the pepV gene encoding dipeptidase PepV — MSIDWEKEVAHRSDELINDLSELVSIDSSRDTEHKTSDFPLGPGPAKALQTFLHFADRDGFKTKNVDNLAGRIELGDSDDAIAILSHVDVVPEGPGWETNPFEPVIKDGNFYARGASDDKGPGLAAYYAMKIIKELALPTSKSVQLILGTDEESEWVGINHYMEKETMPETGFSPDAEFPAINGEKGIVSFRVNFPTPTIGLVKKFEAGIRPNMVPQNADCQINLANISADDLKAKFNDFLAANKEIKGSLEINDDVAEVRIIGKGAHAMEPFNGINAATYLASFLVTLDLNDSEKLYFSFIANDLHLDFAGKHLGIANTDAVMGDLTLSPNIYEYDENKANILLNIRYPKGDTGDTLTEKINNHLPENVTAVIEGHNQLPHFVDADDPLVQALVGAYRDHTGDDTEPFTVGGGTYGRILKHGIAYGAMFPGDENVMHQPNEYINIDKLLKSTAIYADAIYRLIK, encoded by the coding sequence ATGTCGATAGATTGGGAGAAAGAGGTTGCACATCGTTCAGATGAATTGATCAACGATCTTTCTGAATTAGTAAGTATTGATAGTTCTAGAGATACAGAACACAAGACTAGCGATTTTCCACTAGGTCCTGGACCAGCGAAAGCTCTTCAAACATTCTTACACTTTGCAGACCGTGATGGTTTCAAAACTAAGAATGTCGATAACTTGGCTGGAAGAATTGAACTAGGTGACAGCGATGATGCCATTGCTATTTTGTCACACGTGGACGTCGTTCCTGAAGGACCAGGTTGGGAGACTAATCCTTTTGAACCCGTAATTAAAGACGGTAACTTTTATGCTCGTGGTGCCAGTGATGATAAAGGCCCTGGCCTTGCTGCCTACTACGCTATGAAAATCATCAAGGAATTGGCTTTGCCTACATCTAAGAGTGTGCAATTGATTCTGGGGACTGATGAAGAAAGCGAATGGGTCGGCATCAATCACTACATGGAAAAAGAAACCATGCCTGAAACTGGATTTTCACCTGATGCTGAATTTCCTGCCATCAATGGTGAAAAAGGAATCGTCTCATTTAGAGTTAACTTCCCTACACCAACAATCGGTTTAGTTAAGAAGTTCGAAGCTGGAATCAGACCTAACATGGTTCCTCAAAACGCTGATTGCCAAATCAATCTTGCAAATATCAGTGCTGACGATTTGAAAGCTAAGTTCAATGATTTCTTAGCTGCTAACAAAGAAATCAAAGGTAGTCTAGAAATCAACGATGATGTTGCCGAAGTAAGAATTATCGGTAAAGGTGCACATGCTATGGAACCATTCAATGGTATCAATGCCGCCACTTATTTAGCATCATTCTTAGTAACATTAGACTTAAATGACAGTGAAAAGCTTTACTTCTCATTCATTGCTAATGACTTACATTTAGACTTTGCCGGCAAACATCTTGGCATTGCTAATACTGACGCTGTTATGGGTGATTTGACACTTTCACCTAACATCTACGAATACGATGAAAACAAAGCTAATATCTTGTTAAACATTCGTTATCCTAAAGGTGACACTGGTGATACTTTGACTGAAAAAATCAACAATCACCTACCAGAAAATGTCACTGCCGTTATCGAAGGGCACAATCAATTGCCACACTTCGTCGATGCTGACGATCCATTGGTTCAAGCTTTAGTTGGAGCTTATCGTGATCATACAGGTGACGACACAGAACCATTTACCGTTGGTGGTGGAACTTACGGTCGTATTCTAAAACACGGAATTGCCTACGGTGCTATGTTCCCTGGTGATGAAAATGTTATGCATCAACCTAATGAATATATTAATATCGATAAATTATTGAAGTCGACTGCCATTTACGCCGACGCCATTTATCGCCTAATTAAGTAA
- a CDS encoding transglycosylase domain-containing protein, with amino-acid sequence MKNLWNSIVNSFKSIKSWSDFAKKANLTIEVIRRIILYSIAGILILLSLAIGLGTGYVSALTSQVEVPTKQEMKSELQDVNNSATLYFSDGSKVDNLQKDLQGKKISLSEMSPYLKKAIVATEDSDFYRHKGVVPKSIFRAIISDVTGIGAQTGGSTLTQQTVKMQMLSSETTWKRKAVEIFLAMRVDKYFSKEEILEDYLNAATFGANNKGQNIQGVQAAAKGLFGKNASDLNIAESAFIAGLPQSPSVYTPYNRVVSETNGTTQRGTFKEDMSLGMKRKDIVLYRMYRDKQITEAQYNSAKKFDLKKDFLKPAKASSKEIKYGYIYNLLTEQTRTILMKRLAKSDGVKYSDVKKDKNLYERYYTQANTELHNKNYKIHSTIDKKLYVAMNEQAQQFKGNLGTTHTGSGTDANTGKTVKVSEPVQNGSVLLDNKTGQVLSFVGGVNFKKSQLNHAFSTQRSPGSSIKPLITFAPAIENGLIGSQTMLADFKTSFKKYAPTDYGETIQNRFVSARETLEESYNIPSVNLYNYLRQQGVSSKKYMSKMGIDLSNKEYNQLGITLGGTENGVTVLQQASAFSTFANKGVHVDPYVVKSITDPTGKTVYKHKGSKTRVFSKQTSYIIKNMLHGVVTKGTASALSYEANFNTKNLFGKTGTSNNYRDNWFIGSTDGMTLASWIGYDNFYHDNYNLASNSTDINQELWSRMANSLYEEDKSVFNVNKSFKKPSGVKSYKVDKETGTYTGSIEYNGITTKVNQHTTNSLYYKGRPEAMSYNNFAIGGKSKNYKLFWDHYFGRSNGYSVVKQLGENTKSANELANENGSGRTSGFSNSTNSNESSEVTTSSTTTRSRTTNSSTTSGTTETGTGSGTGSGSGSSSGSSSNSNSNSSTELETGGSSSQESSGSTGDTVTGNIETGTGSTEN; translated from the coding sequence GTGAAAAATTTATGGAATAGCATCGTCAACAGCTTCAAAAGTATTAAAAGCTGGTCCGACTTTGCTAAAAAAGCTAATCTAACGATTGAAGTTATTCGCCGAATTATTCTCTATTCCATTGCTGGGATTTTGATTCTTTTGAGTTTAGCTATCGGTCTTGGTACAGGTTACGTATCTGCTTTGACGAGTCAAGTCGAAGTACCTACTAAACAAGAAATGAAATCAGAACTTCAAGACGTGAACAATTCTGCCACGCTATACTTTAGTGATGGTTCTAAGGTCGATAATTTACAAAAAGACCTTCAAGGTAAGAAAATTTCATTATCTGAAATGTCGCCTTATTTGAAAAAAGCCATTGTAGCTACCGAAGATAGTGACTTTTATCGTCATAAGGGTGTCGTTCCTAAGTCTATTTTTAGAGCTATTATTTCTGACGTTACCGGAATCGGTGCTCAAACTGGTGGTTCAACTTTGACTCAACAAACAGTTAAGATGCAGATGTTATCATCTGAAACTACTTGGAAACGTAAAGCAGTCGAAATTTTCTTAGCTATGCGTGTCGATAAATACTTCTCTAAGGAAGAAATTCTAGAGGATTATTTAAACGCCGCAACCTTTGGTGCTAATAACAAAGGACAAAATATTCAAGGTGTCCAAGCTGCTGCTAAAGGTCTCTTTGGTAAAAATGCTTCTGACTTGAATATTGCCGAATCAGCTTTTATCGCTGGTTTGCCACAAAGTCCCTCGGTCTATACACCTTATAATCGTGTCGTCTCAGAAACAAACGGTACTACACAACGTGGTACTTTCAAAGAAGACATGAGCCTTGGTATGAAACGTAAAGATATCGTTCTTTATCGAATGTATCGTGACAAACAAATTACTGAAGCTCAATACAACAGCGCCAAAAAATTTGACTTGAAAAAAGATTTCCTAAAGCCAGCTAAAGCTAGTTCTAAAGAAATCAAGTATGGCTACATCTACAATCTCTTGACTGAACAAACAAGAACTATTTTGATGAAACGGTTGGCCAAAAGCGATGGTGTCAAATACAGTGATGTCAAAAAGGATAAAAACCTTTACGAAAGATATTACACACAAGCCAATACCGAATTGCACAACAAGAATTACAAGATTCACAGTACGATCGACAAGAAACTTTATGTAGCAATGAACGAACAAGCTCAACAATTCAAAGGTAATCTAGGAACAACTCATACTGGTTCAGGAACTGATGCTAATACTGGTAAAACTGTTAAAGTATCAGAACCTGTTCAAAACGGTTCAGTTCTACTAGATAACAAGACTGGTCAAGTACTTTCCTTTGTTGGTGGGGTCAACTTTAAGAAATCTCAATTGAACCACGCCTTTAGTACGCAGAGATCTCCTGGTTCATCAATCAAGCCTTTGATTACTTTTGCTCCAGCGATTGAAAATGGTCTTATCGGTTCACAAACAATGTTGGCCGATTTCAAGACAAGTTTTAAGAAGTACGCTCCAACTGATTACGGCGAAACAATTCAAAATCGTTTTGTTTCTGCTCGTGAGACATTGGAAGAATCATACAATATTCCTTCAGTTAACTTGTACAACTATTTGAGACAACAAGGTGTCAGTTCGAAGAAATACATGTCGAAGATGGGTATCGATTTAAGCAATAAGGAATACAACCAATTAGGTATTACCTTAGGTGGTACTGAAAATGGTGTCACAGTACTCCAACAAGCTAGTGCTTTCTCTACTTTTGCCAATAAAGGTGTCCACGTTGATCCTTATGTTGTCAAAAGCATTACAGATCCAACTGGCAAGACTGTTTACAAGCACAAGGGTTCAAAGACCCGCGTCTTCTCTAAACAAACTTCTTATATCATTAAGAACATGCTTCACGGAGTTGTTACTAAAGGTACTGCTTCTGCTCTCTCTTACGAAGCTAACTTCAATACGAAGAACCTCTTTGGTAAAACTGGTACATCAAATAACTATCGTGATAACTGGTTCATTGGAAGTACCGATGGTATGACTTTAGCATCATGGATTGGATACGATAACTTCTATCATGATAATTACAACCTCGCAAGTAACTCAACTGATATCAACCAAGAACTTTGGTCTCGTATGGCTAACTCCTTGTACGAAGAAGATAAATCAGTCTTCAACGTCAATAAGTCATTCAAGAAACCTAGTGGCGTTAAGTCTTACAAGGTCGACAAAGAAACTGGTACTTACACTGGTTCAATTGAGTACAACGGTATAACAACTAAGGTAAATCAACACACAACCAACTCGCTATACTATAAGGGTCGTCCTGAAGCGATGTCTTACAATAACTTCGCTATTGGTGGTAAATCTAAGAATTACAAATTATTCTGGGATCACTACTTCGGACGTAGCAACGGTTATTCAGTGGTTAAGCAATTAGGTGAAAATACTAAATCAGCTAATGAACTAGCCAACGAAAATGGTAGCGGCAGAACTTCTGGTTTTAGCAACAGTACTAATAGCAACGAGTCTTCTGAAGTCACAACTAGTTCAACTACAACGAGATCAAGAACTACTAACTCAAGTACTACTAGTGGTACTACTGAAACTGGTACTGGATCAGGAACTGGTTCCGGTTCTGGTTCAAGCTCTGGATCTAGTTCAAACTCTAATTCCAATTCAAGTACCGAATTAGAAACTGGTGGCAGCTCTAGTCAAGAATCTAGTGGTTCAACTGGCGATACTGTGACTGGCAACATCGAAACTGGTACTGGTTCTACAGAAAATTAA
- the ccpA gene encoding catabolite control protein A, with amino-acid sequence MEKKVVTIYDVAEAANVSMATISRVVNGNANVKEETRKRVLEVIDRLNYRPNAVARGLASKKSTTIGVILPDITNLYFASLAKGIDDVASMYKYNIILTSLQESVGDEEQILNNLLSKQVDGLIYMGKQLSKKLKRILANSKTPIVLAGSVDKNNESASVNIDFTDAVASVVGQLTQNGHKKIAFVGGSLENPIDGKYRLDGYKKALKKAHLNFSSNLVFEAEYSVRAGEAIWDAVHSSGATAAYVTDDLLASGILNSAVKAGVKIPDDFELITSNDTILCEVTRPKMSSIEEPLYDIGAVAMRLLTKMMNQEQIDDNTIKLPYSIVKRGSTK; translated from the coding sequence ATGGAGAAAAAAGTAGTAACAATCTATGACGTAGCCGAGGCTGCCAACGTTTCAATGGCAACTATTTCACGTGTAGTGAACGGAAACGCCAATGTAAAGGAAGAAACTAGAAAGCGTGTTTTGGAAGTAATCGATCGTTTGAATTATCGTCCAAATGCGGTAGCCCGTGGTCTTGCAAGTAAGAAGAGTACAACAATCGGAGTAATTTTGCCAGATATTACTAACTTGTACTTTGCATCTCTAGCAAAAGGTATTGATGACGTTGCTTCAATGTACAAATACAACATCATTTTGACTAGTTTACAAGAATCTGTCGGTGATGAAGAACAAATCTTGAATAATTTACTATCAAAGCAAGTTGATGGACTTATTTACATGGGCAAGCAATTGTCTAAGAAATTAAAACGTATCCTTGCAAACTCAAAGACACCAATCGTTTTGGCTGGATCAGTTGACAAGAACAATGAAAGTGCCAGTGTAAACATTGATTTTACTGATGCCGTAGCTAGCGTTGTTGGTCAATTAACACAAAATGGTCACAAGAAGATTGCCTTTGTTGGTGGAAGTCTTGAAAATCCTATTGATGGAAAATACAGACTAGATGGTTACAAGAAGGCTTTGAAGAAAGCACATCTTAACTTCTCATCTAACCTAGTTTTTGAAGCAGAATACTCAGTCAGAGCCGGAGAAGCAATCTGGGATGCTGTTCACAGCAGTGGTGCCACAGCAGCATACGTAACAGATGACTTGTTGGCTTCAGGTATTTTGAATTCAGCTGTTAAAGCAGGCGTTAAGATTCCTGATGACTTCGAATTGATCACAAGTAACGATACAATCCTTTGTGAAGTTACACGTCCAAAGATGAGTTCAATCGAAGAACCATTGTACGATATCGGTGCGGTTGCTATGCGTTTGTTAACTAAGATGATGAATCAAGAACAAATCGATGACAACACAATCAAGTTGCCATACAGCATTGTAAAACGTGGTTCAACAAAATAA
- a CDS encoding M24 family metallopeptidase has translation MKKQLLALQEYLAQNGLDAAYVSNPNDIHYFTGFYSDPVERILALLVFPDKDPFVFAPQLEVEAVKEVGWDKDVFGYLDHEDPFALMAGHIKDVAGSPVKWAIEKDDMSVQKLEALTNQFPDATFPVNLSRYMENAKLIKTPEEIEELKAAGAEADYAFSVAFNAIKEGRTEQEIVAEIEYAMMKKGVMHMSFDTIVQAGANAANPHGGPEKNPVKKDELILFDLGTVHNGYISDASRTVAFGQPDAKSLDIYKVDLEAQYAAMDAAKPGITAAELDKVARDIITKAGYGEYFIHRLGHGMGTSEHEFPSIMEGNDMVLKPGMCFSIEPGIYIPNVAGVRIEDCVYITEDGCEPFTHTSKELKYIK, from the coding sequence ATGAAGAAACAATTATTAGCACTACAAGAATATTTAGCACAAAATGGACTTGATGCAGCTTATGTTTCAAATCCAAACGACATTCACTATTTTACCGGTTTTTACAGTGATCCGGTAGAACGAATTCTTGCACTTTTAGTTTTCCCTGACAAAGATCCTTTTGTCTTCGCCCCTCAACTTGAAGTTGAAGCTGTCAAAGAAGTCGGTTGGGATAAAGATGTTTTCGGATATCTTGACCATGAAGATCCATTTGCTTTAATGGCTGGTCACATCAAAGACGTTGCTGGCAGTCCTGTTAAATGGGCCATCGAAAAAGATGACATGTCCGTTCAAAAACTCGAAGCTTTGACTAACCAATTCCCAGACGCAACTTTCCCAGTTAACCTTTCTCGTTACATGGAAAATGCTAAGTTGATCAAAACTCCTGAAGAAATCGAAGAATTAAAAGCCGCTGGTGCTGAAGCTGACTATGCCTTCTCAGTAGCTTTCAATGCTATCAAAGAAGGACGTACCGAACAAGAAATCGTTGCCGAAATCGAATATGCAATGATGAAAAAAGGCGTTATGCACATGAGTTTTGACACAATCGTTCAAGCCGGTGCCAACGCTGCTAATCCACACGGTGGTCCGGAAAAGAATCCCGTTAAAAAAGATGAATTGATCCTGTTTGACCTTGGTACAGTTCACAACGGCTATATCAGTGATGCATCTAGAACCGTAGCTTTCGGCCAACCTGACGCAAAATCACTCGACATCTATAAAGTAGACCTAGAAGCTCAATACGCTGCTATGGACGCTGCTAAACCCGGTATTACAGCTGCTGAATTAGACAAAGTTGCTCGTGATATCATTACTAAAGCTGGCTATGGTGAATACTTCATCCACAGACTAGGCCACGGTATGGGAACTTCAGAACACGAATTCCCTTCAATCATGGAAGGAAATGACATGGTTCTAAAACCAGGCATGTGCTTCTCCATTGAACCCGGAATCTACATTCCAAATGTTGCCGGCGTAAGAATCGAAGACTGTGTTTACATCACTGAAGATGGCTGCGAACCATTCACACATACAAGTAAAGAATTGAAATATATTAAATAA
- a CDS encoding DUF948 domain-containing protein has product MTGGQIAGLIAAVAFVVLVVYLARTLVQTAKLLQELQETMKETTKMVEVLSKNTEQIMDQSTKLVDKTNTLLEDVNHKSDKLNPLFDTVENIGKKTAKATEEKPNSGFNFQNLMTIGNLATVAKTAAKIWPRKKNK; this is encoded by the coding sequence ATGACTGGTGGACAAATTGCAGGATTAATTGCAGCCGTTGCTTTTGTAGTATTGGTTGTATACTTAGCCAGAACTTTAGTTCAAACAGCTAAATTGCTTCAAGAGTTACAAGAGACAATGAAGGAAACAACTAAGATGGTTGAGGTTCTTTCAAAGAACACTGAACAAATCATGGATCAAAGTACAAAGTTGGTTGATAAGACTAACACGTTGTTAGAAGACGTTAACCACAAATCAGATAAGTTGAATCCATTATTTGATACCGTTGAAAACATCGGTAAGAAGACTGCTAAGGCTACTGAAGAAAAGCCAAACAGTGGTTTCAATTTCCAAAATCTAATGACTATCGGTAATTTAGCAACCGTTGCAAAGACAGCTGCCAAGATTTGGCCAAGAAAGAAGAATAAATAA